In the genome of Tepidisphaeraceae bacterium, the window TGCCAGCTGACGGCGAAGATGCTGTTGCCGAGCGGTATGATTTGGATACGGACCGTTTCGGACCGAGCGAACGGACCTTCCTTGATCTCGAACGTCAGCTGCGTGAGTGAGAGCAGCGTCAAGCTCACTTTGAAATTCGGATAGGTGACGTCCATCGCCTGTCCGATGGGAAAATGCTCCATCGACATCTTCATGGTCCTTTCTTCGAGTTGTCGGGAATGGTGGCTGGAGACAGCGGTTTCTCGACATGGCGTGGCGCCAAGCGGGGAATGTGGCCAGCCCCGGCGACCTTCTAGGGCCGCCCGAGCCGGCCGATGATCACGTCGAGGACGCGGCGGTGATGTCCAAGGTCCTACTTGGCGTGGCCCGCGAGAAGCTGTAATTCCCACGCGAGGGCGACGGCGCTGGCGCCGCCGTGTTCGAGGACGACGCCGGCGACGGCCGCCGCCGTGCGCTCGCGGGCCCAGTCGCGCTGCCATTCGGCCAGAACGGCCAACCAGTTGATCGGCACCGCGCCGGCGGCGACCATCCGGCGGACGGCTATGTCGTGCGCTTCGGGCGTCACGCCGCCGCATGCGTCGGAGACGACGAACACGTCGTATCCTTCGCCCAGCGCCTGGAGCGCCGGCATCGCCACGCAGATCTCGGTCCACAGCCCCGCGAGCACGAGCTGCTTGCGCCCGCTCCGCTTCACGATGTCCGTCACATTCGGGTCTTCCCACGTGTTGATGAACGTGCGGTTGATCGGCTTCTGATCGGGAAAGACGTCCGTCAGCCCCTTAATGATGTACCCGCCG includes:
- a CDS encoding hydrolase, which codes for MTKTVKTGLDALLRPQDSIVVLIDHQPYQFANLQSHESTIIINNVIGLAKTAKVFDVPTILTSVTEDRGGYIIKGLTDVFPDQKPINRTFINTWEDPNVTDIVKRSGRKQLVLAGLWTEICVAMPALQALGEGYDVFVVSDACGGVTPEAHDIAVRRMVAAGAVPINWLAVLAEWQRDWARERTAAAVAGVVLEHGGASAVALAWELQLLAGHAK